A region of the Nitrososphaerota archaeon genome:
TTCTTCCTGCATTATGTGCCTTATGATGTGGAAAGTGATAGGATCTCCCCACTCCTTCATCAGCTTCTTAAGTAGATTGTTATAGACCTCTATTGCCCCCCTCTCAGCATCGATTACAGCCTTGATGATGCCATCAAGGTCTCTGGGGTCTTTAGGTAGCTTGACTTCAGGGTAATTAGCTACTTTGGTTAGCTGAGCGAAGTCTCTGGTTGGTTCTGAGCCGAGTTCAATTATTCTCTCAGCCAGCTCTCCTGCGTGCTCAAGTTCGTCTTTAGCGAGTTCCTTCAGCGCATCTATGACCATAGGTGAGGTTCTGCTTTCAGCTATCTCTGCAGCTAGTGTGTAGTAGTAGAATGCTATCCATTCGTCTGCGTGAGCCTTCTGCAACTCGCGGATAAGCTGGTCAACATCGCCTTCAACGACTTCTCTTCCCTTCTTACCCAACTTGTATCACACCTTACTTACTGCAAAAGATGCTATAAAGGATTTCTATTTGCAGGGAGGATGATGTTACGATAAGGAGACACATATGACAACCAAAGAAAGCACCAAACACTAAAACCTTACCGTAACATCATCTGCAGGGAGAGTTCGATTAGTACGTGCTGGTTTACTCGTCGAGCCGATTCATCGCTTCTCTTTGACAGCACTCGTTAGAAAGGAAGCCGAGAGAACAAGTATTGCAAGCATAATCCATCCGTTCAAGAAACTTCCTGTGGTGTTTCTTACGACGCCGAAGATGAAGGGGAGTAGGAGAGAGCCTAGGGATGCAAAGGTATTCTGGTACCCCGTAACCCTTCCGGATCTATCAATACCGAAGATGTCAGGAAGAATGGCAAAGATAGGCGCTCGAAGTGTGTGAATGAACATCCCCCCAAAAAGACAACGATAACCCAAACGAGCAGCGGATCTGTTGTAAAGGCTAAAGACGCACAACCAACAGCTAAACCAACAAAAGAGAGCACCAGGATCTTGATGTGCCCTAACTTATCGGCTAGAAAGCCTCCTAACGGGTTTCCAAGGAGTGAAATTGTACCTAAAACCGATACTGTCGATGCTGCTATGATGAATTCAAAACCTCTCGCTTCAAATAGAAAAGTAGGCAGCCAACCCACCAACGCGTATTGAAAGCCAAGACGCATAAACTGTCCATAACCCAGTATCCAGAACTCTCTGCTACTAAATAAGTTCTGCTCAGCCTTCGGTAAGCTTCGTGAATTCTCTTTTATCGCTACGTTTCTTAACCGAAACCATACGAAGAGCGAGGCTATGAAGCTAGGAACCGATGATAAGTAGACGCTATAGCGCCAATCATACACGGTAGCTACAATAGAGAATACCGGCGGGCTGAGTATTGTAGCGATACTGGAACCCAGCGAACTTAAGCCGACCGCAGTACCCCTACTCTCAGCAAAACGGGATACGATTATCCTTATCGTCGGGACGAAGATGCCAGCAGAAGCAAAGCCGTTTACGATACGCCAAGCAGATGCCTCATAAAAGCTTGTGGACGTGCCGAAGAGAAAGGATGTAACCCCAGTGCTGAAAAGTGAAAGAGCCAACGCTTTGCTACCAAACCTATCTGCAAGATATCCCCACGGTATCTGACCGATAGAGTACCCGAGAGAGTAGGCGGCGATCAAAAACCCAGCTTCACTGTAATCCAGAGTCAAGGAATTCTTTACGAGAACAAGAAGTGGTGAAAGCACGGTATTAGCAAAGGTTAAGCTGAACTGGGCGAAGATTAGCTGCGCAATTATACGCTTCTTATCACTTTTTGACACCTTATCAGACACCTTCTGTACCGAGGCAGCTAGCTTTAGCCCCTTTATGCCAAGACCTACTTTCGATGACAACTACTATTGTTATATTAACCTTTTGCAAGGTAGGAGGGGGTAAAACTGATATGTATGTTATGTGCTAAAATCTTTGATGGACGTTGGCTTATAGATATGTTGAGGTAGTTGGAGCCTCCGAAAAAGGATTAGACGATGCGATAAGAAGGGCGGTGGAAGAAGCCTTTAAGGAAAGTAACCAGATTTCTTGGTTCTCGGTTTCAGAGATAAGAGGCAGCATAAGAGAGGGTAAGGTGAAGGAGTTTCAAGTCATGGTTAAGGCTGGGTATAAAGTGAGTTAACACCCCTCCTATATCTCCAATGCATCTCCTCTACTCTCCTCCGATTCACACCCTTACCGTGGGGTACAAACCCTCCTCCGAACCTTTTAGGTATGTGGAGGAGTTCGTGTATGATAACCTTCTCCTTCTCTGGCTGAGTTAACCTATCGTACCTCTCAGATATGACCTCTATAAGATACATGGGTTTAATATTAAAGCCAGCCTCCCAAACCCTACCTAAAGCGTGTACTCTAGCAGCCACCCGCCTAGATCTCGAACCCCGGCTCCTCACAAACCCTAGCCTCGAGCGGTCAATATGGTTCAAACCCAGCACATCGATTATCGACTCAGCGAGAAGCCTAACATCCTCGGCATAAGAGTACTTCAAGACAGCCATACATTAAGAGGGACTTATCTTAAAGTTTTGTCTAAGGAATAGAAGACATAAACGTATATTTTGCGCAAAGTATGGAATAGTATCCTGGATTCCTTATGCTGAGTAAAAGATTCAAGCAAATGATGTAGTAAAAATATTATAAGGTTGGATGTATCATATTTATCTTGGATGGCGAAGGTACTGATCTTCCCCTATAACAGCCTCATCCTATACGATCTCGTAAAGAGAGGGGGGCATGAACCTCTTTCAGTGATGAGAGAGGTTGCTAAGAGGTTAAGCGATGGTTTAAACTCGCCTCCTTACAATGTCACATACGATGATGTGAAAGCTGGTTTGGAGTATTGTGCTGTGGATGTGCCAGCAGGTGTAAGGGGGAGACTTGCCTATTTGGCGCCTCTAATAGAGGAAGCTCAGGCTGCTATCTTCATTAGAGACCCTGAATATGCTTTTGGAAGTTCAGGCTGTGCACGCGCAAACGAAATGGTGTGGCACCTTGTTGTCAAGAAGGGTATACCAGTATTATCAGTGAAGTATCCTAAGAACTACGATGAGGCGAGAGAATTCGTTTCAAAGATCAACTCTTTCTTGAAGAGCCTAGGGTGAACCTTTGGTGACCATCCCACTACTCTACAGGAAAGAAAAGGTAAGGATAGCTCAGATTTCCTGTGGAACTGAGTGGAGCGGAATACAGCCAGAGCTCGATAAGGTTGCGGAGCTTGTGGGTGCTGAAATCTTCTTTCCGGAAGCGTCGCTAGAGGAGATTGAGCTCGGGGTTGAGAAGCTGGGCTTCTCACCGGTCAGCCACAGCCTTAGGGTTATGCTGGGTCAAGCGATAGCTCTAGAGAACTACCGTGATGTCGATGGTATACTTCTGCTTACTTGCTTCAGGTGCGCTGAGGGTAGTCTAACTAGGACGGTGCTACGTAGATATCTGCAGAGCAGATTTAACCTTCCAATAATTACATACAGTTATACAGAGCGGACCAAGGCAGAAAACCTTCTCCTTAGGTTAGAAGCGCTTGCAAACCTTATCAGAAAGAGACCTTTACTGGAGGTAAAGAGGCAAGAGGGTGTAAGCCTCGGTTTGGATTCAGGCTCATCCTGGACCAAAGCGGTTCTGATGGAGGAGGGTGAGGTAGTTGGCTTCAGTGCCCTGCCGACCACTGATATACTTGATACAGCGTTGAAGGTTGTGGAGAAGGCGGTTAATGGTGCGAAGACGCGCTTCTCAGTAGGCAGCGATCCGGTTGGTGTAACAGGTTACGGGCGGCATCTTCTAAGCCCGAAGTTTAATGCGAAAGTCGCTATGGAGGAAATAACCGTTTGCGCGAAAGGAGCTACATTCCTAACAGATCAGCATACCGGCGATGCAACGATCATAGATATTGGTGGTAACGATAATAAGGCGATCAGCACACACGATGGCATCCCTTACAATTTTACGGTAGGTGGGGTATGTGCAGGCGCATCCGGAAGGTTCTTGGAGGTCGCAGCCGCTAGGCTTGGTGTAAGTGTGAGCGAGCTTGGTGAGCTTGCTCTCAGAGGTAACCCGAGCAACATACGGATGAATGCTTACTGTATAGTCTTCGGCATACAGGATATAGTAGCCGCTTTGGCAGCGGGCGCAAAGAAGGAGGATGTTGCGGCAGCAGCCTGCTTCAGCGTAGCGGAGCAGTTCTTTGAGCAGCAGCTTCAAGAGATCGAAGTGAGGTCTCCTATCATAGAGATAGGCGGCACCTCTTTGAATAGGGGTCTAGTGAGGGCTATAGAGAAGATCACCCATTCTCAAGTAAAGGTGCCTCCTCACTCGCAGTTCGCTGGCGCGGTGGGTGCAGCTGTCCTTGCCTCTAACGCTTAGTGGTGTGTGATGTCTACAGAAAAGAAGACGGTTCGGGTCGTTCTTTCGCCTAATTCGGAGAGCACGCCATCTAGTCTCTGGTATAGAGTTTTTGCTGAGCTTGGTGATAAAGTAAGGGTGAAGGAGAAGGCATATGGCTTGCTCATCAAAGGTCCCAGAGAGTTTGTTGACGAGATCGTCGAAAAATTGAAGGAAAGCGAGTCTGGGAGGGTATTCGTCTGCGAATCGTCGCAGCCTATAAGGTCTCACAGCGTATTTGGCGGCTTTCTCCAGCTTAGTGGTGAGTTGACCCTCCTACCTTTTATATCAGTAGCCCTTGAGGGAGGGCCGAGAGAAGGCGCATCAAACGTTTCTGCTAAGCTCGTCAGATGCAAATATATTGAGGAGAAGAATATCGTAGCTCTGCTCATAGATTACGGCGATGGTAAGGTTAAGGTTAGATGCCCAGATATGATGTTCCGCGGCTCACACCTTTGCGGAACGATGCGGAGATGCCCCTACGGTGAAATACTCTACCCATAAATTTGTTAGTACATTGACCCCAACTATTATAGTATAGCCTTATTAAGATGTGTAGTTGGTGGTCTATACGGTAAGCGGTAGAGCGCTAGATGTCTACTAAAGATTCGGGTAAGGAAGCCGAGGGTGTGGAGCAACCTAGTAAACCAGAGACTATGATATCTGAGAAGACCCTCCTCTCAACTGGCATAAGGGTCGGCACGATGGTTAAGACGAAGGCTATGGCGCATTTCGTAAGCAGAACGACACCAGACGGGCTTCACTACATCGACCTCAGTAAGACTTTGGCGAGAATAGAGATCGCAGCACGGTTTATCTCCAGAGCCGATATAAGTAAGGTGGTCGTATACTCATCCAGAGAGTACGGCAAGACACCTGTTGAAAAGTTCTGTGAGTTGACGGGCGCTATTCCGATCACAGGGCGGTTTATGCCCGGAACCTTCACAAACCCGCTCTACCCCAACCACATCGATGCAGAGATCGTCGTAGTGACTGATCCGGCAATCGATACCCAAGCGGTTGACGAAGCATCCAAGATGGGCATACCAGTTGTAGCGATTTGTGACACAGATAACGTCACCTCAAAGGTCGATCTCGTCATACCAGCAAATAACCGGGGGAGAAAAGCTCTAGCAGCCGTCTTCTGGCTCCTAGCAAGAGCCGTACTCATACGCACAGGCAGACTGACTGCAGACCAGCCCATGAAGTACACCATCGAAGATTTCGAAACTAAGCTGGTCGAGGAGGCTGTTGCAGAAAAGCCTTAACCCTAACGTTTTAAAGCGAGCACATACCACTCTACTGCTGATACGCTTGGAGGTTAGAAGACCTGCGGTTGCTGGACAGTTCTATGAGGCAGACCCGGCTAGGCTCAAAAAGAGCATAGAGGGTTGCTTCCTACACCCCCTCGGCCCACAGAAGATACCACCAGCACCCAAGTCTGATGAGGAGGTTGCTGGACTCGTCTCTCCACACGCTGGCTACATCTACTCCGGCCCAGTCGCAGCCCACGGTTACTACTACGCCTCATCCCTCCCCACCCCTGAATTAGTAGTCATCCTAGGTCCAAATCATTGGGGGTTAGGAAGCGGGGTTGCTACGGTCGCTGGTGGTGTTTGGCGTACACCCCTAGGCGATCTTGAGGTTAGCGTCGAGGACGCTAAGGCTCTGGTTAAGATTTCTGGGATAGTCGACTTCAGCGAAGAGGCGCATAGAAGAGAGCACTCTATTGAGGTCCAGCTACCCTTCCTCCAGTACATCTACGACTCAAAATTCAAGATCCTACCTGTCTCAATGCTCTTCCAAGACAAGGAGACAGCCGTAGAAGTGGGGCATGCTATCGCTAAGATCGTAAAAGGGCGGCGATGCCTAATCATCGCGTCATCAGACCTAACCCACTACGAGAGCCAAAGAGAAGCCGCTCGTAAAGATGCAGAGTTCATAAACGCAGCCCTCTCTCTAGATGTTCTCAAGCTCTACGGTGTTATTCAGCGTTTAGATGTTTCAGCATGCGGTTACGGACCTATCGCCGCCCTTATGACTGCAGTCAACGATCTCTCACTAAAGAGGGCTGAGCTTCTTAAGTATGCCACGAGCGGAGATGTTAGCGGAGACAAGAGCTCGGTAGTAGGGTATGCTTCTATAAGATTCTGTAAAGGATAGGCTTTGAAAGCATACGCGTACGCACCGGGTAAGATAATCATCTGCGGAGAACACTTCGTGGTCTATGGCGCCACAGCCCTAGCTGCCGCCATAAATAAGGGCACCACAGCAAAAGCCGAGCCCGCCTCAGCAACAACCATATACTCAAAAGACTTCGGGATACAAGCAGATCTATCCACTAGCAACATACACGAAAGGTTAAAGCCGCTTGCTGTAGCCATTATGGCGGTTAAAGAGCATCTAGGCGAAAATAGAGGCATTAAACTTACAGTTCAGAGCGATCTCCCTCCCAGATCAGGGTTAGGGTCATCGAGCTCCTCTGCAGTCGCTGCGGTCGCCGCTACAGCACTAGCCCTAGGCCATAAACTGCAGTTAGAGGATATCATAAGGTTGGCTATGTCCGCTGAGCGCATCGTACATAAAAACCCTTCAGGTATCGATGTTCAGGTCTCTGCAAGAGGCGGCATACTTTTATTCACAAGAGGTTCTCAGCCGGAACCTATACAGCTGAAGAATAAAGTGAGTTTTGTAGTAGCTTCCACGGGTGTGGAGAGAGAAACAGGCGAGCTAGTAGAGCGTGTTAGGCTGTGGAGAGAACAAAACCCCTCCCTTTTCAACTCTTTGGTTGACTCAGCAACCATCCTATCAAGATGCTGTGCAGAATCGTTGATCTCAGGTGACATAAAGAGGGCTGGTGCGATCCTCAACTTCTTCCACACTACGTTGAGCTGGCTGGGGATCTCGATAAAGAAGATCGAGCAAATAGTCGAAGCAGCCCTATCATCCCCCTCGGCGCTAGGCGCGAAGCTGACGGGAGCAGGAGGAGGCGGTAGTGTGATCATACTATGCTCAGAAGAGGGTGTAGAAGATGTTGTCAGATCGGTCTCCAAAGTAGCCTCAGAAACCTTCGTAACACCTCTACCTAACAACGGGGTGAAGACTTGGATCGAGAAGAGTTAGCGCTGGTCAAGATAGGCGGCTCAGTAATCACAGATAAGAGCAGACCCTTCTTCCTCAACCACAACCACCTAGATAGACTTACCTCCGCATTAGCATCCTATGGGGGTAGGCTGGTGATAGTGCACGGAGGCGGCTCCTATGCACACCCCATAGCGAAAAAATACGGCTTAACACCTGAACCAGTTAAAATCGACCCTAAAGGCGTTACTCTCACACGCCTAGCTGTCTTAACCCTGCATAACGAGATCGTGCTAAGTTTACTCAAAGCAGGTGTCTCTGCATACAGCATTCAGCCGCTCTGCCTTCTACAAGGAAGCACAGCTGAGATTCTTAACGCTGTCCTCTCCAGCGACTTAACACCAGTCACATATGGCGATGTAATCTCAACCGAAGAAGGCTCTTATGTCATATCCGGAGATACACTTATGCGCATTATAGCAAGCAGCCTTAGGCCTCACAGAGTAGTGTTCATAGTCGATGTTGACGGGCTCTACGATACAAACCCGAAGAGCGGTAGACTACTTAAAGAAGTCTCTCCAAACTGGTTACCTCAGCATACTGGTGAAGCTGGCCTCGACGTCACCGGCGGGATTGTGGGAAAGGTTAAAGAAGCCCAGAAGATCGCTTCGATGGG
Encoded here:
- a CDS encoding methanogenesis marker 15 protein; protein product: MPLLYRKEKVRIAQISCGTEWSGIQPELDKVAELVGAEIFFPEASLEEIELGVEKLGFSPVSHSLRVMLGQAIALENYRDVDGILLLTCFRCAEGSLTRTVLRRYLQSRFNLPIITYSYTERTKAENLLLRLEALANLIRKRPLLEVKRQEGVSLGLDSGSSWTKAVLMEEGEVVGFSALPTTDILDTALKVVEKAVNGAKTRFSVGSDPVGVTGYGRHLLSPKFNAKVAMEEITVCAKGATFLTDQHTGDATIIDIGGNDNKAISTHDGIPYNFTVGGVCAGASGRFLEVAAARLGVSVSELGELALRGNPSNIRMNAYCIVFGIQDIVAALAAGAKKEDVAAAACFSVAEQFFEQQLQEIEVRSPIIEIGGTSLNRGLVRAIEKITHSQVKVPPHSQFAGAVGAAVLASNA
- a CDS encoding isopentenyl phosphate kinase family protein translates to MDREELALVKIGGSVITDKSRPFFLNHNHLDRLTSALASYGGRLVIVHGGGSYAHPIAKKYGLTPEPVKIDPKGVTLTRLAVLTLHNEIVLSLLKAGVSAYSIQPLCLLQGSTAEILNAVLSSDLTPVTYGDVISTEEGSYVISGDTLMRIIASSLRPHRVVFIVDVDGLYDTNPKSGRLLKEVSPNWLPQHTGEAGLDVTGGIVGKVKEAQKIASMGLDVYFVNGLYPERVLKALRGEETIATRVSRRVES
- a CDS encoding bacterioferritin codes for the protein MGKKGREVVEGDVDQLIRELQKAHADEWIAFYYYTLAAEIAESRTSPMVIDALKELAKDELEHAGELAERIIELGSEPTRDFAQLTKVANYPEVKLPKDPRDLDGIIKAVIDAERGAIEVYNNLLKKLMKEWGDPITFHIIRHIMQEEVDHEETMEDIL
- a CDS encoding MFS transporter; the protein is MSKSDKKRIIAQLIFAQFSLTFANTVLSPLLVLVKNSLTLDYSEAGFLIAAYSLGYSIGQIPWGYLADRFGSKALALSLFSTGVTSFLFGTSTSFYEASAWRIVNGFASAGIFVPTIRIIVSRFAESRGTAVGLSSLGSSIATILSPPVFSIVATVYDWRYSVYLSSVPSFIASLFVWFRLRNVAIKENSRSLPKAEQNLFSSREFWILGYGQFMRLGFQYALVGWLPTFLFEARGFEFIIAASTVSVLGTISLLGNPLGGFLADKLGHIKILVLSFVGLAVGCASLAFTTDPLLVWVIVVFLGGCSFTHFERLSLPFFLTSSVLIDPEGLRGTRIPLHP
- a CDS encoding methanogenesis marker 5 protein; the encoded protein is MAKVLIFPYNSLILYDLVKRGGHEPLSVMREVAKRLSDGLNSPPYNVTYDDVKAGLEYCAVDVPAGVRGRLAYLAPLIEEAQAAIFIRDPEYAFGSSGCARANEMVWHLVVKKGIPVLSVKYPKNYDEAREFVSKINSFLKSLG
- a CDS encoding 30S ribosomal protein S2; the protein is MSTKDSGKEAEGVEQPSKPETMISEKTLLSTGIRVGTMVKTKAMAHFVSRTTPDGLHYIDLSKTLARIEIAARFISRADISKVVVYSSREYGKTPVEKFCELTGAIPITGRFMPGTFTNPLYPNHIDAEIVVVTDPAIDTQAVDEASKMGIPVVAICDTDNVTSKVDLVIPANNRGRKALAAVFWLLARAVLIRTGRLTADQPMKYTIEDFETKLVEEAVAEKP
- a CDS encoding DUF2102 domain-containing protein, with translation MSTEKKTVRVVLSPNSESTPSSLWYRVFAELGDKVRVKEKAYGLLIKGPREFVDEIVEKLKESESGRVFVCESSQPIRSHSVFGGFLQLSGELTLLPFISVALEGGPREGASNVSAKLVRCKYIEEKNIVALLIDYGDGKVKVRCPDMMFRGSHLCGTMRRCPYGEILYP
- a CDS encoding metallopeptidase, whose product is MAVLKYSYAEDVRLLAESIIDVLGLNHIDRSRLGFVRSRGSRSRRVAARVHALGRVWEAGFNIKPMYLIEVISERYDRLTQPEKEKVIIHELLHIPKRFGGGFVPHGKGVNRRRVEEMHWRYRRGVNSLYTQP
- a CDS encoding dodecin domain-containing protein → MAYRYVEVVGASEKGLDDAIRRAVEEAFKESNQISWFSVSEIRGSIREGKVKEFQVMVKAGYKVS
- the mvk gene encoding mevalonate kinase, encoding MKAYAYAPGKIIICGEHFVVYGATALAAAINKGTTAKAEPASATTIYSKDFGIQADLSTSNIHERLKPLAVAIMAVKEHLGENRGIKLTVQSDLPPRSGLGSSSSSAVAAVAATALALGHKLQLEDIIRLAMSAERIVHKNPSGIDVQVSARGGILLFTRGSQPEPIQLKNKVSFVVASTGVERETGELVERVRLWREQNPSLFNSLVDSATILSRCCAESLISGDIKRAGAILNFFHTTLSWLGISIKKIEQIVEAALSSPSALGAKLTGAGGGGSVIILCSEEGVEDVVRSVSKVASETFVTPLPNNGVKTWIEKS
- the amrB gene encoding AmmeMemoRadiSam system protein B, translating into MEVRRPAVAGQFYEADPARLKKSIEGCFLHPLGPQKIPPAPKSDEEVAGLVSPHAGYIYSGPVAAHGYYYASSLPTPELVVILGPNHWGLGSGVATVAGGVWRTPLGDLEVSVEDAKALVKISGIVDFSEEAHRREHSIEVQLPFLQYIYDSKFKILPVSMLFQDKETAVEVGHAIAKIVKGRRCLIIASSDLTHYESQREAARKDAEFINAALSLDVLKLYGVIQRLDVSACGYGPIAALMTAVNDLSLKRAELLKYATSGDVSGDKSSVVGYASIRFCKG